A part of Populus alba chromosome 8, ASM523922v2, whole genome shotgun sequence genomic DNA contains:
- the LOC118055456 gene encoding probable methyltransferase PMT2, whose product MALKSSSADGRTRSSIQIFIVVGLCCFFYILGAWQRSGFGKADNLAMEITKSTGDCNIIPNLNFETHHGGDAGSSDDSDSKPKTFQPCHSRFTDYTPCQDQKRAMTFPRENMIYRERHCPPQEEKLHCLIPAPQGYVTPFPWPKSRDYVPFANAPYKSLTVEKAIQNWVQYEGNVFRFPGGGTQFPQGADKYIDQLASVLPFTNGTVRTALDTGCGVASLGAYLWSRNVITMSFAPRDSHEAQVQFALERGVPAVIGVFGSVKLPYPSKAFDMAHCSRCLIPWGANDGMYLMEVDRVLRPGGYWVLSGPPINWKNNYKSWQRPKEELQEEQRKIEETAKLLCWDKKYEKGEMAIWQKRVNADSCRARQDDSRATLCKSADVDDVWYKKMEACITPYSDSGSSDELAGGALKVFPERLYAIPPRVASGSIPGVSVETYQDYNNEWKKHVNAYKKINKLIDSGRYRNIMDMNAGLGGFAAALESPKLWVMNVVPTIAEKSTLGVIYERGLIGIYHDWCEAFSTYPRTYDLIHASGVFSLYRDKCDMEDILLEMDRILRPEGAVIFRDEVDVLVKVRKMVGGMKWDTKMVDHEDGPLVPEKILVAVKQYWVGNSTSAQ is encoded by the exons ATGGCATTGAAAAGCAGTTCAGCTGATGGCAGAACCAGGAGTTCTATACAGATATTCATCGTTGTTGGGTTATGctgttttttttacatcttgGGTGCTTGGCAAAGAAGTGGATTTGGCAAGGCTGACAATCTTGCCATGGAGATTACTAAGAGTACAGGAGATTGTAATATAATCCCAAATCTTAATTTTGAGACCCATCACGGTGGTGATGCTGGGTCCAGTGATGATTCCGattcaaaacccaaaacttTTCAGCCTTGCCATTCTCGTTTTACTGATTACACTCCTTGTCAAGATCAGAAGCGTGCTATGACTTTTCCCAGGGAAAACATGATTTATCGAGAGAGACACTGTCCTCCTCAGGAGGAAAAGCTTCACTGCTTGATACCGGCACCTCAAGGTTACGTTACCCCATTTCCTTGGCCTAAGAGTCGTGACTATGTGCCCTTTGCTAATGCACCCTATAAGAGTTTGACTGTCGAGAAGGCTATTCAGAATTGGGTCCAATACGAGGGCAATGTATTTAGGTTTCCTGGTGGAGGCACACAGTTTCCACAAGGAGCAGATAAGTATATCGATCAGCTAGCTTCGGTGTTACCATTTACCAATGGGACAGTCAGAACTGCATTGGACACTGGTTGTGGG GTTGCCAGTTTGGGTGCGTACCTCTGGAGCAGGAATGTCATTACCATGTCATTTGCTCCAAGAGATTCACATGAAGCGCAGGTTCAATTTGCCCTGGAAAGAGGTGTACCTGCTGTTATTGGTGTTTTTGGTTCTGTAAAGCTTCCATATCCATCCAAAGCCTTTGACATGGCTCACTGCTCTCGTTGCTTGATTCCATGGGGAGCTAATG ATGGGATGTACTTAATGGAAGTCGACCGAGTTCTCAGACCTGGTGGTTACTGGGTGCTTTCTGGACCTCCCATCAATTGGAAGAATAATTACAAATCATGGCAGCGTCCCAAGGAGGAACTTCAGGAGGAACAGAGAAAGATCGAAGAGACTGCCAAACTTCTTTGCTGGGATAAGAAGTATGAAAAGGGTGAAATGGCCATTTGGCAAAAGAGAGTAAATGCTGATTCCTGTCGTGCTAGACAAGATGATTCCAGAGCTACCCTTTGCAAATCTGCAGACGTGGATGATGTGTG GTACAAGAAAATGGAGGCATGCATCACTCCATATTCTGACAGTGGCAGCTCAGATGAATTGGCTGGTGGGGCATTGAAGGTGTTTCCAGAGAGGCTCTATGCTATCCCTCCAAGAGTTGCTAGTGGTTCTATTCCCGGAGTTTCTGTTGAAACATACCAGGATTACAATAATGAATGGAAAAAGCATGTAAATgcttacaagaaaataaataagcttATTGACTCTGGACGATATCGCAACATTATGGATATGAATGCGGGGTTGGGAGGATTTGCTGCTGCTCTTGAGTCTCCAAAATTGTGGGTTATGAATGTGGTGCCAACCATAGCTGAGAAAAGTACTCTGGGTGTGATATATGAGAGAGGATTGATTGGAATCTATCATGACTG GTGTGAAGCTTTCTCCACATACCCAAGGACTTATGACCTTATCCATGCCAGTGGAGTTTTCAGTTTGTACAGGGACAA GTGTGACATGGAGGACATTCTTCTGGAGATGGATCGGATTTTGCGACCAGAAGGTGCAGTTATATTCCGTGATGAAGTTGATGTTCTTGTTAAGGTGAGGAAGATGGTAGGAGGAATGAAATGGGATACTAAAATGGTGGACCATGAAGATGGCCCCCTAGTTCCTGAGAAGATATTGGTTGCTGTCAAGCAGTATTGGGTTGGAAACTCAACCTCCGCTCAGTGA
- the LOC118055418 gene encoding uncharacterized protein, with the protein MSEMGKNVLVLCFIMLLFFGGVTSVPTTTSPAKIVGGLFSNVVSALMKWLWSLKATTKTVISGRPMMKFESGYTVETVFDGSKLGIEPYSVQVLPSGELLILDSANSNIYRISASLSLYSRPKLVAGSHEGYSGHVDGKLREAKMNHPKGLTVDDRGNIYVADTMNMAIRKISDAGVTTIAGGKWGRGSHVDGASEDANFSNDFDVVYIGSSCSLLVIDRGNRAIREIQLHFDDCAYQYGSGFPLGIAVLVAAGFFGYMLALLQRRVGMIVSPQNVAMKMSATGSPYQKPIKSIRPPLIPAEDEQEKHEEGLFGSLGKLFINTGASVMEIFGGIVPSFRKKPVSYQYQNYQQQQQQYQHQKQLSSWPVQDSFVIPDEDEPPSIESRTPTPRKTYPFMSKDTEKMHQWRQGRSIYSGWDGDLQQQQQQQHHHRYQSSTPHTYYEQSYEKTNEIVFGAVQEQDGKYETMVTKPIDYGDPKHYHHNIRSRTNSLHYAKGY; encoded by the exons ATGAGTGAAATGGGGAAGAATGTGCTGGTTTTGTGTTTTATTATGCTCTTGTTTTTTGGAGGTGTCACTTCAGTTCCTACTACTACTTCACCAGCAA AGATTGTCGGTGGGCTTTTCTCAAATGTCGTGTCTGCTCTCATGAAGTGGTTGTGGTCTCTGAAGGCCACCACCAAAACAG TGATCTCTGGTCGTCCAATGATGAAGTTTGAGAGTGGGTATACTGTGGAGACTGTGTTTGATGGAAGCAAGCTTGGGATTGAGCCTTACTCCGTGCAGGTGTTGCCCAGCGGAGAGCTTCTGATTTTGGATTCTGCTAACAGTAACATTTACAGGATATCTGCTTCCTTGTCTCTCT ACAGCAGACCTAAGCTGGTTGCTGGATCCCATGAAGGATACTCTGGACACGTGGATGGGAAGTTAAGAGAGGCAAAGATGAACCACCCAAAAGGGCTTACAGTAGATGACAGAGGAAACATTTATGTTGCAGACACCATGAATATGGCAATCAGGAAGATAAGTGATGCAG GGGTTACAACAATTGCTGGAGGGAAATGGGGCCGAGGGAGCCATGTTGATGGGGCAAGTGAAGATGCAaacttttctaatgattttgatgtggttTACATAGGAAGCAGTTGCTCCCTACTTGTTATAGACAGAGGAAATCGAGCCATCAGGGAGATCCAGCTGCATTTTGACGACTGTGCTTATCAATATGGCAGTGGTTTTCCTCTTG GAATTGCAGTGCTAGTAGCAGCTGGCTTCTTTGGTTATATGCTAGCACTGCTGCAACGTAGGGTGGGAATGATTGTTTCTCCTCAGAAT GTTGCAATGAAAATGAGCGCAACAGGAAGTCCTTACCAGAAGCCTATCAAATCGATCAGGCCACCTTTAATCCCTGCCGAAGATGAACAGGAGAAGCACGAAGAAGGCCTATTTGGATCACTTGGCAAGCTTTTCATCAACACTGGGGCTTCAGTTATGGAAATTTTTGGAGGTATAGTCCCCAGTTTTAGGAAGAAGCCAGTAAGCTATCAATATCAAAActaccagcagcagcagcagcagtatcAGCATCAGAAGCAATTGTCTTCTTGGCCTGTACAAGACAGCTTTGTGATACCAGATGAAGACGAGCCTCCTTCAATTGAATCCAGAACCCCAACACCAAGGAAAACCTACCCATTCATGTCAAAGGATACGGAGAAGATGCATCAATGGCGGCAAGGTCGTTCCATCTATAGTGGGTGGGATGGTGAtttacagcagcagcagcagcagcagcatcatCATCGGTATCAATCCTCTACACCACATACTTACTATGAGCAAAGCTATGAGAAAACCAATGAGATTGTATTTGGGGCAGTTCAAGAGCAGGATGGGAAGTATGAAACTATGGTGACAAAGCCCATTGATTATGGAGATCCGAAACACTACCACCACAACATTCGTTCTCGAACCAATTCTCTCCATTATGCTAAGGGGTATTAA